Proteins encoded in a region of the Phaenicophaeus curvirostris isolate KB17595 chromosome 1, BPBGC_Pcur_1.0, whole genome shotgun sequence genome:
- the LOC138723980 gene encoding alpha-2-macroglobulin-like isoform X3, translating into MRKDRLLIKPNIFLLLLFFIPGDTSPATEPQYMVLLPSVIHTDSLEKVCIQLTHLNESVTLRATLEYQEENRSLIDDVVSEKDMFSCIPFSLPKSNSQSPVMFITVMVKGATLEFRSRKSVLVENSESLIFVQTDKPIYKPGQTVLFRIVALNKDFHPLNEVLPLVFIEDPKKNRLYQWTKAELNGGLIQLFFNLSSEPMQGTYAVVVQKASGKTIRHRFSVEEYVLPKFEVTVKMPKVITILDEKLKVTVCGLYTFGKPVPGLVSFRVCRKFKHAATTCYGEEAKAVCDEFSGQTDNYGCVSEVVKTKLFQLKRNGYENKLHVEAKIKEEETGVELTGTSFSEITTTISKIIFEHTSSHYKPGIPFFGQVKLVDGSGAPIAKEMVRISLGEVWENCTTNEEGRAWFVLNTSMSQFDSLGIRATHKVNRHCYDSTWVVPYYEDGYLPLKRFYSPSNSFLKIEPKSETISCGSSTEVRVHYILTPEAIGAQKKIIFYCLVMAKGVIKKASTYILDLDQENANGVFLLELPVQADIAPVAQVLVYTTAPSREVIADSTKFNVEKCFSNNVDLSFSPPEGLPSSDARLLFRASPNSLCAVHAVDKSILLMKPEADLSPSSVYSLLPVKELRDYRYDAGMLLEEPLGNCIPLTKVFLNGITYSPVVEMNEEDTYSILKEMGLKVFTNTKVRKPWYCSAPGGSHFASRRIGSAAPLYVRANGDFFSISLHSELREGRVHPTSSTPEVVTETVRKYFPETWIWSLVTISSEGNADLDVTIPDTITEWKANAFCTSADMGFGLSPTVSLRAFQPFFVELTMPYSVVRGEAFTLKATVFSYLSACIRVNVTLAQSTHFLADLVENEEESHCLCENGRKTVAWLVTPKSLGQVEFSVSTEALQNQQSCGNAIVETPEKGRKDTVIRQLLVEPEGVEKETTQNSVLCVKGEPVKKKFSLLLPTNVVQDSGRAYFSVLGDIMGTTMMNLHQLLQMPFGCGEQNMVLFAPNIYVLDYLNKTGQLSEEIKSKAIGYLVSGYQRQLNYKHPDGSYSTFGPRYGQPGNTWLTAFVLKSFAQARPHIFIDEKHIQDALVWLSLKQKENGCFRNSGTLLNNAMKGGVDNEVSLTAYITIALLEIPLPVTHSVVRNALFCLETAASEKENHVYTKALMAYAFALAGKEGKRKALLSSLEKEAVKKDGSVHWQRPGKEPEVDLPYYHYRAPSAEVELTAYVLLAHLTSQPTPSQEELSSASLIAKWISSQQNPSGGFSSTQDTVVALQALSLYGAATYAKSGAASKVTLRSGADFQQDFQVDPRNRLLLQRVPLPQVPGEYSTEVSGEGCVYLQTSLRYNVLPTQEDAPFMLHVYTIPETCEESKALKVFDIGINVSYTGERNESNMVIVDVKTLSGFIPVKSSVRKLEGHPVIERTELSTNHVLLYLEKLRSETISFSFTVERDIPVQGLKPAQVKVYDYYETDEFATQEYNAPCTAAKAEQGNV; encoded by the exons ATGAGAAAGGACAGGCTGCTCATCAAGCCAAACATCTTCCTCCTTCTACTCTTCTTCATTCCTGGAGACACTTCACCTGCCACAGAGCC GCAGTATATGGTGCTACTGCCATCTGTGATACACACTGATTCTCTTGAGAAAGTCTGCATTCAGCTGACCCACCTGAATGAGTCTGTGACGTTGAGGGCCACGCTTGAGTATCAAGAGGAAAACAGGAGCTTGATTGATGATGTGGTGTCAGAAAAGGACATGTTCTCCTGCATCCCTTTCTCT CTTCCAAAATCAAATAGCCAGTCACCAGTTATGTTTATCACTGTGATGGTGAAGGGGGCAACACTGGAGTTCAGGAGTCGCAAGTCGGTGCTGGTTGAGAATTCTGAGAGCCTCATCTTCGTCCAGACAGACAAACCCATCTATAAGCCTGGACAGACAG TCCTGTTCAGAATTGTTGCACTGAATAAAGACTTCCATCCCTTGAATGAGGTG ctTCCTCTTGTCTTTATTGAG GACCCAAAGAAAAACCGTCTGTATCAGTGGACAAAGGCAGAGTTAAATGGGGGGTTAATCCAGCTATTCTTCAATCTCTCCTCTGAACCTATGCAAGGGACCTATGCAGTGGTGGTGCAGAAGGCCTCTGGGAAGACAATTCGGCATCGTTTCTCTGTGGAGGAGTATG tgctgccaaAATTTGAAGTAACAGTGAAAATGCCCAAGGTGATCACCATTCTTGATGAGAAGCTGAAGGTGACGGTTTGTGGTCT ATACACATTTGGGAAGCCTGTTCCTGGGCTCGTGAGCTTCCGTGTCTGCCGGAAGTTTAAGCATGCAGCCACCACCTGCTATGGTGAAGAAGCTAAAGCAGTGTGTGACGAGTTTTCTGGACAG ACAGATAACTACGGTTGCGTTTCTGAAGTGGTAAAGACCAAGTTGTTCCAGCTCAAGAGAAATGGATATGAAAATAAGCTCCATGTGGAGGCTAAGATTAAAGAGGAAGAGACAG GAGTGGAGTTGACTGGAACCAGTTTCTCTGAGATCACAACTACAATTAGCAAAATCATCTTTGAGCATACGAGCTCCCACTATAAACCTGGAATCCCCTTCTTTGGGCAG gTAAAGCTAGTGGATGGGTCTGGTGCTCCAATTGCCAAGGAAATGGTGAGGATTTCTTTAGGAGAAGTCTGGGAAAACTGCACAACAAATGAAGAAGGCAGGGCATGGTTTGTCCTGAACACTTCCATGTCACAATTCGATTCTCTTGGAATAAGG gCGACTCATAAAGTAAACCGTCATTGCTATGACAGTACCTGGGTTGTTCCATATTATGAAGATGGCTATCTCCCACTAAAGCGCTTTTACTCTCCGAGTAATAGCTTCCTTAAAATTGAGCCCAAGTCTGAGACAATAAGCTGTGGCTCCTCCACAGAGGTCCGGGTGCACTATATCCTCACCCCGGAGGCCATAGgagcacagaagaaaatcatCTTTTATTGCCTG GTGATGGCCAAGGGAGTCATTAAGAAAGCGAGCACCTACATTCTGGATTTGGACCAGGAAAATG CCAATGGGGTCTTCCTACTAGAGCTGCCTGTACAAGCTGATATTGCTCCAGTGGCCCAAGTGCTGGTTTACACCACTGCCCccagcagggaggtgattgCTGATTCAACCAAGTTCAATGTAGAAAAGTGTTTCAGCAATAAC GTGGACTTGAGCTTCTCTCCTCCTGAAGGCCTGCCTTCATCTGATGCTCGCTTGCTGTTCAGAGCCTCCCCGAACTCCCTCTGTGCTGTCCATGCTGTGGATAAGAGCATTCTCCTCATGAAGCCAGAAGCTGACCTGTCACCCAGCTCT GTGTACAGCTTGCTGCCAGTGAAGGAACTGCGTGACTATCGCTATGATGCAGGCATGCTCTTGGAGGAACCCCTGGGGAACTGCATCCCCTTGACAAAGGTATTTCTGAATGGGATCACCTATTCTCCAGTGGTGGAGATGAACGAAGAGGACACTTACAGCATCTTAAAG GAAATGGGTTTAAAGGTTTTCACAAATACCAAGGTGAGGAAACCTTGGTACTGCAGTGCACCTGGAGGATCCCACTTTGCATCAAGAAGAATCGGGAGTGCAGCACCTCTGTATGTGAGGGCAAACG GTGACTTCTTTTCCATCTCATTACATTCAGAACTTCGGGAAGGTAGAGTTCATCCCACATCATCCACACCTGAAGTGGTGACAGAAACAGTCCGAAAGTATTTCCCAGAAACTTGGATTTGGAGTTTAGTAACTATAAG CTCCGAGGGAAATGCTGATCTAGATGTGACCATCCCTGACACCATCACCGAGTGGAAAGCCAATGCATTCTGCACCTCAGCAGACATGGGCTTTGGACTATCTCCGACAGTGTCCCTCAGagccttccagcccttctttgTGGAGCTCACCATGCCCTACTCTGTGGTGCGTGGTGAGGCCTTCACACTGAAAGCCACCGTTTTCAGCTACCTGTCTGCCTGCATCAGG GTCAATGTGACTCTGGCTCAGTCTACACATTTCCTGGCTGATCTGGTGGAAAACGAGGAAGAATCTCATTGTCTGTGTGAGAACGGGAGGAAGACTGTGGCTTGGCTGGTGACTCCCAAATCTCTAG GGCAGGTGGAGTTCTCTGTGAGCACTGAGGCCCTGCAGAACCAGCAGTCCTGTGGGAATGCCATTGTGGAGACCCCTGAGAAAGGGCGTAAGGACACGGTCATCAGACAGCTGCTGGTGGAG CCTGAAGGAGTTGAGAAGGAAACAACTCAGAACTCTGTTCTCTGTGTAAAAG gAGAACCCGTGAAAAAGAAGTTTTCCCTGTTGCTCCCCACAAATGTGGTACAAGACTCAGGCAGAGCATATTTCTCAGTGCTGG GTGACATCATGGGCACTACCATGATGAACctgcaccagctccttcagATGCCATTTGGCTGTGGTGAGCAGAACATGGTTCTGTTTGCACCCAACATCTATGTCCTGGACTACCTGAACAAGACAGGGCAGCTGAGTGAGGAGATCAAATCCAAGGCCATTGGATACTTAGTGAGCG GCTATCAGAGGCAGCTGAACTACAAGCACCCGGATGGCTCTTACAGCACCTTTGGACCACGTTATGGCCAACCCGGGAACACCTG gcTCACAGCCTTTGTCCTCAAGTCCTTTGCCCAGGCCCGGCCTCACATCTTCATAGATGAGAAGCACATCCAGGATGCTTTGGTCTGGCTGTCcttgaaacagaaggaaaatggctGTTTCCGCAATTCTGGGACACTCCTGAACAATGCAATGAAG GGTGGAGTGGACAATGAGGTCTCGCTGACAGCCTACATCACTATCGCATTGCTGGAGATTCCTCTGCCTGTAACT CACTCAGTGGTGCGTAATGCTCTGTTCTgcctggaaacagcagcaagtgagaaagaaaaccatGTCTACACCAAGGCTCTGATGGCTTACGCCTTTGccctggcagggaaggaggggaagcgGAAAGCATTGCTTAGCTCACTGGAAAAGGAAGCTGTGAAAAAGG ACGGGTCTGTCCATTGGCAGCGGCCTGGGAAAGAGCCCGAGGTTGATCTCCCTTACTATCACTACCGAGCTCCGTCTGCCGAAGTGGAGTTGACAGCCTACGTGCTCCTGGCTCACCTCACCTCGCAGCCAACACCCTCCCAGGAGGAGCTGTCATCTGCATCTCTCATTGCAAAGTGGATCAGCAGTCAGCAAAATCCCAGTGGAGGCTTCTCCTCCACCCAG GACACAGTGGTGGCTCTCCAAGCCCTGTCCCTGTACGGAGCTGCCACCTATGCCAAGAGCGGAGCAGCTTCCAAAGTGACCCTGCGATCTGGAGCGGACTTCCAGCAAGACTTCCAAGTGGATCCCAGAAACCGACTGCTGCTCCAGCGCGTGCCCCTGCCCCAGGTGCCAGGGGAGTACAGCACCGAGGTGTCTGGCGAAGGATGTGTCTATCTGCAG ACAAGCCTGAGGTACAACGTGCTGCCGACGCAGGAGGATGCACCCTTCATGCTCCATGTGTACACAATCCCAGAGACATGTGAGGAGTCCAAGGCTCTGAAGGTCTTTGACATAGGCATAAATGTCAG TTACACTGGGGAGCGCAATGAGTCCAACATGGTGATTGTTGATGTGAAGACACTGTCCGGATTCATCCCCGTGAAGTCCTCTGTGAGGAAG CTGGAAGGTCATCCGGTTATTGAGCGCACAGAGTTGAGTACCAACCATGTCCTACTGTATCTGGAAAAG CTGAGGAGTGAGACCATCAGCTTCTCCTTCACGGTGGAGCGGGACATCCCCGTGCAGGGCCTGAAGCCGGCACAAGTGAAGGTCTACGACTACTATGAGACAG
- the LOC138723980 gene encoding alpha-2-macroglobulin-like isoform X2: MRKDRLLIKPNIFLLLLFFIPGDTSPATEPQYMVLLPSVIHTDSLEKVCIQLTHLNESVTLRATLEYQEENRSLIDDVVSEKDMFSCIPFSLPKSNSQSPVMFITVMVKGATLEFRSRKSVLVENSESLIFVQTDKPIYKPGQTVLFRIVALNKDFHPLNEVLPLVFIEDPKKNRLYQWTKAELNGGLIQLFFNLSSEPMQGTYAVVVQKASGKTIRHRFSVEEYVLPKFEVTVKMPKVITILDEKLKVTVCGLYTFGKPVPGLVSFRVCRKFKHAATTCYGEEAKAVCDEFSGQTDNYGCVSEVVKTKLFQLKRNGYENKLHVEAKIKEEETGVELTGTSFSEITTTISKIIFEHTSSHYKPGIPFFGQVKLVDGSGAPIAKEMVRISLGEVWENCTTNEEGRAWFVLNTSMSQFDSLGIRATHKVNRHCYDSTWVVPYYEDGYLPLKRFYSPSNSFLKIEPKSETISCGSSTEVRVHYILTPEAIGAQKKIIFYCLVMAKGVIKKASTYILDLDQENANGVFLLELPVQADIAPVAQVLVYTTAPSREVIADSTKFNVEKCFSNNVDLSFSPPEGLPSSDARLLFRASPNSLCAVHAVDKSILLMKPEADLSPSSVYSLLPVKELRDYRYDAGMLLEEPLGNCIPLTKVFLNGITYSPVVEMNEEDTYSILKEMGLKVFTNTKVRKPWYCSAPGGSHFASRRIGSAAPLYVRANELREGRVHPTSSTPEVVTETVRKYFPETWIWSLVTISSEGNADLDVTIPDTITEWKANAFCTSADMGFGLSPTVSLRAFQPFFVELTMPYSVVRGEAFTLKATVFSYLSACIRVNVTLAQSTHFLADLVENEEESHCLCENGRKTVAWLVTPKSLGQVEFSVSTEALQNQQSCGNAIVETPEKGRKDTVIRQLLVEPEGVEKETTQNSVLCVKGEPVKKKFSLLLPTNVVQDSGRAYFSVLGDIMGTTMMNLHQLLQMPFGCGEQNMVLFAPNIYVLDYLNKTGQLSEEIKSKAIGYLVSGYQRQLNYKHPDGSYSTFGPRYGQPGNTWLTAFVLKSFAQARPHIFIDEKHIQDALVWLSLKQKENGCFRNSGTLLNNAMKGGVDNEVSLTAYITIALLEIPLPVTHSVVRNALFCLETAASEKENHVYTKALMAYAFALAGKEGKRKALLSSLEKEAVKKDGSVHWQRPGKEPEVDLPYYHYRAPSAEVELTAYVLLAHLTSQPTPSQEELSSASLIAKWISSQQNPSGGFSSTQDTVVALQALSLYGAATYAKSGAASKVTLRSGADFQQDFQVDPRNRLLLQRVPLPQVPGEYSTEVSGEGCVYLQTSLRYNVLPTQEDAPFMLHVYTIPETCEESKALKVFDIGINVSYTGERNESNMVIVDVKTLSGFIPVKSSVRKLEGHPVIERTELSTNHVLLYLEKLRSETISFSFTVERDIPVQGLKPAQVKVYDYYETDEFATQEYNAPCTAVSRHASRLQCCHPMPSVTSDTVFILAH; the protein is encoded by the exons ATGAGAAAGGACAGGCTGCTCATCAAGCCAAACATCTTCCTCCTTCTACTCTTCTTCATTCCTGGAGACACTTCACCTGCCACAGAGCC GCAGTATATGGTGCTACTGCCATCTGTGATACACACTGATTCTCTTGAGAAAGTCTGCATTCAGCTGACCCACCTGAATGAGTCTGTGACGTTGAGGGCCACGCTTGAGTATCAAGAGGAAAACAGGAGCTTGATTGATGATGTGGTGTCAGAAAAGGACATGTTCTCCTGCATCCCTTTCTCT CTTCCAAAATCAAATAGCCAGTCACCAGTTATGTTTATCACTGTGATGGTGAAGGGGGCAACACTGGAGTTCAGGAGTCGCAAGTCGGTGCTGGTTGAGAATTCTGAGAGCCTCATCTTCGTCCAGACAGACAAACCCATCTATAAGCCTGGACAGACAG TCCTGTTCAGAATTGTTGCACTGAATAAAGACTTCCATCCCTTGAATGAGGTG ctTCCTCTTGTCTTTATTGAG GACCCAAAGAAAAACCGTCTGTATCAGTGGACAAAGGCAGAGTTAAATGGGGGGTTAATCCAGCTATTCTTCAATCTCTCCTCTGAACCTATGCAAGGGACCTATGCAGTGGTGGTGCAGAAGGCCTCTGGGAAGACAATTCGGCATCGTTTCTCTGTGGAGGAGTATG tgctgccaaAATTTGAAGTAACAGTGAAAATGCCCAAGGTGATCACCATTCTTGATGAGAAGCTGAAGGTGACGGTTTGTGGTCT ATACACATTTGGGAAGCCTGTTCCTGGGCTCGTGAGCTTCCGTGTCTGCCGGAAGTTTAAGCATGCAGCCACCACCTGCTATGGTGAAGAAGCTAAAGCAGTGTGTGACGAGTTTTCTGGACAG ACAGATAACTACGGTTGCGTTTCTGAAGTGGTAAAGACCAAGTTGTTCCAGCTCAAGAGAAATGGATATGAAAATAAGCTCCATGTGGAGGCTAAGATTAAAGAGGAAGAGACAG GAGTGGAGTTGACTGGAACCAGTTTCTCTGAGATCACAACTACAATTAGCAAAATCATCTTTGAGCATACGAGCTCCCACTATAAACCTGGAATCCCCTTCTTTGGGCAG gTAAAGCTAGTGGATGGGTCTGGTGCTCCAATTGCCAAGGAAATGGTGAGGATTTCTTTAGGAGAAGTCTGGGAAAACTGCACAACAAATGAAGAAGGCAGGGCATGGTTTGTCCTGAACACTTCCATGTCACAATTCGATTCTCTTGGAATAAGG gCGACTCATAAAGTAAACCGTCATTGCTATGACAGTACCTGGGTTGTTCCATATTATGAAGATGGCTATCTCCCACTAAAGCGCTTTTACTCTCCGAGTAATAGCTTCCTTAAAATTGAGCCCAAGTCTGAGACAATAAGCTGTGGCTCCTCCACAGAGGTCCGGGTGCACTATATCCTCACCCCGGAGGCCATAGgagcacagaagaaaatcatCTTTTATTGCCTG GTGATGGCCAAGGGAGTCATTAAGAAAGCGAGCACCTACATTCTGGATTTGGACCAGGAAAATG CCAATGGGGTCTTCCTACTAGAGCTGCCTGTACAAGCTGATATTGCTCCAGTGGCCCAAGTGCTGGTTTACACCACTGCCCccagcagggaggtgattgCTGATTCAACCAAGTTCAATGTAGAAAAGTGTTTCAGCAATAAC GTGGACTTGAGCTTCTCTCCTCCTGAAGGCCTGCCTTCATCTGATGCTCGCTTGCTGTTCAGAGCCTCCCCGAACTCCCTCTGTGCTGTCCATGCTGTGGATAAGAGCATTCTCCTCATGAAGCCAGAAGCTGACCTGTCACCCAGCTCT GTGTACAGCTTGCTGCCAGTGAAGGAACTGCGTGACTATCGCTATGATGCAGGCATGCTCTTGGAGGAACCCCTGGGGAACTGCATCCCCTTGACAAAGGTATTTCTGAATGGGATCACCTATTCTCCAGTGGTGGAGATGAACGAAGAGGACACTTACAGCATCTTAAAG GAAATGGGTTTAAAGGTTTTCACAAATACCAAGGTGAGGAAACCTTGGTACTGCAGTGCACCTGGAGGATCCCACTTTGCATCAAGAAGAATCGGGAGTGCAGCACCTCTGTATGTGAGGGCAAACG AACTTCGGGAAGGTAGAGTTCATCCCACATCATCCACACCTGAAGTGGTGACAGAAACAGTCCGAAAGTATTTCCCAGAAACTTGGATTTGGAGTTTAGTAACTATAAG CTCCGAGGGAAATGCTGATCTAGATGTGACCATCCCTGACACCATCACCGAGTGGAAAGCCAATGCATTCTGCACCTCAGCAGACATGGGCTTTGGACTATCTCCGACAGTGTCCCTCAGagccttccagcccttctttgTGGAGCTCACCATGCCCTACTCTGTGGTGCGTGGTGAGGCCTTCACACTGAAAGCCACCGTTTTCAGCTACCTGTCTGCCTGCATCAGG GTCAATGTGACTCTGGCTCAGTCTACACATTTCCTGGCTGATCTGGTGGAAAACGAGGAAGAATCTCATTGTCTGTGTGAGAACGGGAGGAAGACTGTGGCTTGGCTGGTGACTCCCAAATCTCTAG GGCAGGTGGAGTTCTCTGTGAGCACTGAGGCCCTGCAGAACCAGCAGTCCTGTGGGAATGCCATTGTGGAGACCCCTGAGAAAGGGCGTAAGGACACGGTCATCAGACAGCTGCTGGTGGAG CCTGAAGGAGTTGAGAAGGAAACAACTCAGAACTCTGTTCTCTGTGTAAAAG gAGAACCCGTGAAAAAGAAGTTTTCCCTGTTGCTCCCCACAAATGTGGTACAAGACTCAGGCAGAGCATATTTCTCAGTGCTGG GTGACATCATGGGCACTACCATGATGAACctgcaccagctccttcagATGCCATTTGGCTGTGGTGAGCAGAACATGGTTCTGTTTGCACCCAACATCTATGTCCTGGACTACCTGAACAAGACAGGGCAGCTGAGTGAGGAGATCAAATCCAAGGCCATTGGATACTTAGTGAGCG GCTATCAGAGGCAGCTGAACTACAAGCACCCGGATGGCTCTTACAGCACCTTTGGACCACGTTATGGCCAACCCGGGAACACCTG gcTCACAGCCTTTGTCCTCAAGTCCTTTGCCCAGGCCCGGCCTCACATCTTCATAGATGAGAAGCACATCCAGGATGCTTTGGTCTGGCTGTCcttgaaacagaaggaaaatggctGTTTCCGCAATTCTGGGACACTCCTGAACAATGCAATGAAG GGTGGAGTGGACAATGAGGTCTCGCTGACAGCCTACATCACTATCGCATTGCTGGAGATTCCTCTGCCTGTAACT CACTCAGTGGTGCGTAATGCTCTGTTCTgcctggaaacagcagcaagtgagaaagaaaaccatGTCTACACCAAGGCTCTGATGGCTTACGCCTTTGccctggcagggaaggaggggaagcgGAAAGCATTGCTTAGCTCACTGGAAAAGGAAGCTGTGAAAAAGG ACGGGTCTGTCCATTGGCAGCGGCCTGGGAAAGAGCCCGAGGTTGATCTCCCTTACTATCACTACCGAGCTCCGTCTGCCGAAGTGGAGTTGACAGCCTACGTGCTCCTGGCTCACCTCACCTCGCAGCCAACACCCTCCCAGGAGGAGCTGTCATCTGCATCTCTCATTGCAAAGTGGATCAGCAGTCAGCAAAATCCCAGTGGAGGCTTCTCCTCCACCCAG GACACAGTGGTGGCTCTCCAAGCCCTGTCCCTGTACGGAGCTGCCACCTATGCCAAGAGCGGAGCAGCTTCCAAAGTGACCCTGCGATCTGGAGCGGACTTCCAGCAAGACTTCCAAGTGGATCCCAGAAACCGACTGCTGCTCCAGCGCGTGCCCCTGCCCCAGGTGCCAGGGGAGTACAGCACCGAGGTGTCTGGCGAAGGATGTGTCTATCTGCAG ACAAGCCTGAGGTACAACGTGCTGCCGACGCAGGAGGATGCACCCTTCATGCTCCATGTGTACACAATCCCAGAGACATGTGAGGAGTCCAAGGCTCTGAAGGTCTTTGACATAGGCATAAATGTCAG TTACACTGGGGAGCGCAATGAGTCCAACATGGTGATTGTTGATGTGAAGACACTGTCCGGATTCATCCCCGTGAAGTCCTCTGTGAGGAAG CTGGAAGGTCATCCGGTTATTGAGCGCACAGAGTTGAGTACCAACCATGTCCTACTGTATCTGGAAAAG CTGAGGAGTGAGACCATCAGCTTCTCCTTCACGGTGGAGCGGGACATCCCCGTGCAGGGCCTGAAGCCGGCACAAGTGAAGGTCTACGACTACTATGAGACAG